Proteins co-encoded in one Brassica oleracea var. oleracea cultivar TO1000 chromosome C4, BOL, whole genome shotgun sequence genomic window:
- the LOC106337491 gene encoding uncharacterized protein LOC106337491, whose protein sequence is MAKNSESSSKNQETKKESRVCEKIFRAMTSPVRTVRRLSTKPSPKHHQAEPVRVKFSETSTQAAKPISKMEPLITRVETKLKTDERFTDYIKKAKLKIRAVTNPGDMMRNDASKTSEAEARDHRRQCHVPTASVSREGSSGRSSDHFSEYIRKAKMKLRSSTIARANPTYKD, encoded by the coding sequence ATGGCAAAGAACTCGGAGAGTAGCAGCAAGAACCAGGAGACGAAGAAAGAAAGCAGAGTGTGTGAGAAGATTTTCAGAGCAATGACGAGTCCTGTTCGAACTGTTCGCCGCCTCTCCACCAAACCTTCACCGAAGCACCACCAAGCGGAGCCTGTCCGCGTCAAGTTCTCTGAGACGTCGACTCAGGCAGCCAAACCCATTTCAAAGATGGAGCCGCTGATCACTCGAGTGGAGACGAAGCTGAAAACGGACGAGAGGTTCACTGATTATATAAAGAAAGCCAAACTGAAGATCAGGGCAGTGACGAATCCAGGTGACATGATGAGGAACGATGCGTCGAAGACAAGTGAAGCAGAGGCACGTGATCATCGTCGTCAGTGCCATGTCCCTACCGCTAGTGTCTCGAGAGAGGGTAGCAGTGGAAGGTCATCAGATCATTTCTCCGAGTACATAAGGAAGGCGAAGATGAAGCTCAGATCTTCCACCATCGCTCGTGCGAACCCAACTTACAAGGATTGA
- the LOC106341173 gene encoding LOW QUALITY PROTEIN: probable glutathione peroxidase 4 (The sequence of the model RefSeq protein was modified relative to this genomic sequence to represent the inferred CDS: substituted 2 bases at 2 genomic stop codons), whose translation MGTSVSVPERSVHEFTVKDSSGKDVNLSIYQGKVLLLVNVASKCGFTESNYTQLTELYRKYKDQWFEILAFPCNQFLYQEPGTSQEAHDFACTRFQAEYPVFQKVDYVRVNGQNAAPLXKFLKASKPTFLGSRIKWNFTKFXVSKDGIVIDRYGTMVTPLSIEKDIKKALEKA comes from the exons ATGGGTACTTCTGTTTCGGTTCCCGAGAGATCCGTCCATGAATTCACCGTCAAG GATAGCTCCGGCAAGGACGTGAATTTGAGCATATACCAAGGGAAAGTCCTCCTCCTTGTCAATGTCGCTTCCAAATG CGGGTTCACCGAATCCAATTATACCCAGCTCACCGAACTTTACCGGAAATACAAGGACCAAT GGTTTGAGATCTTGGCATTCCCTTGTAACCAGTTTCTTTACCAGGAGCCCGGCACGAGTCAAGAAGCTCATGATTTTGCTTGTACACGGTTTCAGGCCGAATACCCTGTTTTCCAAAAGGTAG ATTATGTACGCGTAAACGGCCAAAACGCGGCACCACTCTAGAAGTTCCTTAAGGCAAGTAAACCCACTTTTTTGGGGTCAAGAATTAAGTGGAACTTCACCAAATTCTAGGTCAGCAAAGATGGCATAGTGATTGATCGTTATGGCACGATGGTTACACCTCTGTCCATCGAG AAAGACATCAAGAAAGCTCTAGAAAAGGCTTGA
- the LOC106339252 gene encoding non-specific lipid transfer protein GPI-anchored 2-like yields MGYTSIYAITFVALVGALLGVSKAQPSGSCVSTLTTLSPCLGYITGNSTTPSQTCCSQLDSVIKSSPQCICSAVNSPIRNIGLNINRTQALQLPNACNIQAPRLSQCNVATGPTTPLGALSPVESPADKNPGPKYFPCRMRLSRQEGLWISRQLSLAR; encoded by the exons ATGGGGTATACAAGTATCTACGCGATCACATTTGTAGCCCTCGTGGGGGCTCTACTGGGCGTATCAAAAGCACAGCCGAGCGGGTCATGCGTGAGCACACTGACCACCCTTTCTCCGTGCCTAGGCTATATCACCGGAAACTCAACCACTCCCTCACAGACTTGCTGCTCTCAGCTCGACTCTGTCATCAAATCTTCGCCGCAGTGCATCTGCTCTGCCGTCAACAGTCCGATCCGTAACATCGGCCTTAACATTAATCGCACACAGGCCTTGCAGCTCCCAAACGCCTGCAACATTCAGGCGCCTCGTCTCTCACAATGCAATG TGGCCACTGGGCCGACAACACCTCTTGGCGCACTTTCACCGGTGGAGTCACCGGCGGACAAGAACCCTGGTCCAAAGTACTTCCCCTGCAGAATGCGACTGAGTAGGCAGGAGGGGTTATGGATCAGTCGCCAACTCAGTTTGGCCAGGTAA
- the LOC106340860 gene encoding non-specific lipid transfer protein GPI-anchored 2, producing the protein MEGITLIIVIMSSLILGGKGQQIISTPCTSSMISTFTPCLNFITGSSGGSVTPTAGCCDSLKSLSSTGMNCACLILTANVPLPTGFINRTLSLALPRACKMTGVPVQCQAAGTPLPAPGPVPFLLAPPPPMSAFSPGSSKAAATAPGLAPDAPLDGPMGPTATPGIRPVVQPLQPTSLAQYSTSPFHPLLFFLFTLLTLLNL; encoded by the exons ATGGAAGGCATAACATTGATAATAGTGATAATGTCAAGCTTAATATTGGGAGGGAAAGGTCAGCAGATAATTAGCACGCCATGCACCTCCTCCATGATCTCTACCTTCACTCCATGTCTCAACTTCATAACCGGGAGCAGCGGCGGCTCCGTCACTCCCACCGCCGGCTGCTGCGACTCCTTAAAGTCGTTGAGCAGTACCGGCATGAACTGTGCTTGCCTCATTCTCACTGCTAATGTCCCGCTGCCTACTGGCTTCATCAATCGGACTCTCTCGCTTGCTCTCCCTCGTGCCTGCAAAATGACCGGTGTACCTGTTCAGTGTCAAG CGGCGGGAACACCTCTGCCAGCGCCAG GTCCAGTGCCATTTTTGCTGGCCCCACCACCGCCTATGTCTGCTTTTAGCCCCGGAT CATCTAAGGCGGCGGCGACAGCTCCTGGGCTGGCACCGGATGCTCCCTTGGATGGACCGATGGGCCCCACAGCCACACCAGGAATTCGACCGGTGGTTCAGCCCTTGCAACCCACTAGCCTCGCTCAATATTCTACCTCTCCTTTTCATCCCTTGCTTTTCTTTCTCTTCACTCTTCTCACCTTGTTGAATTTGTGA